From Anopheles coluzzii chromosome 3, AcolN3, whole genome shotgun sequence, the proteins below share one genomic window:
- the LOC120956036 gene encoding uncharacterized protein LOC120956036 isoform X1 gives MAQTKRLRYANNADNVAYYHVYKYNSLQRLNKSKNMHGVKRVIAFCILTAVLPASLIILPLYLRHTVFADVVYPIAESDIIEIRDGISSVFCQKHTLQMNSTFNAFQLDHEPEVSKNRKHIRLKKSMSLPDDTLEYWGFYLLKGATVALKVCSRYDGSRILVVKGERNLRTCGLLEHNNNKIDNYLNKEHGQVLVTFESAAEFIEYSGEQKGLPKLPVDGNHGGEDLTEERLSPEESASLLHRLHTSKEARAQHARTTDNELDKNKRTTAYDSSGRKVHHATTKRIGRPVSVTTKNVQTPPSTTTTTTTTTTTTERPSSTTENLVKKYRNFRATEAGPSSVDDDGTDDGSGIHRKRHGHNKTGHRQHPEGEQIVQPDSVDRSEQQQQQQRPANGQSRRRRRRRDLVYDRAINHGGTAMNHSNNTSDSVSSFENSLLSCYDGDILLAHSFPPSKSCQSVRYLEGASHTVTKHEVVSDGYYYYIFYSDNDYVQNDIHAMFDIYKPTFQYSNISDSKACINSTHCSFPITFWSNERVIVEVPTRDGIEHEEDDITFLVSTCHPRMAIYIIFPVSVLILVLTCAFL, from the exons atggcGCAAACTAAACGGCTCCGGTACGCGAACAACGCGGACAACGTGGCGTACTACCATGTGTACAAATACAATTCCCTGCAGCGGTTGAACA AGTCGAAAAATATGCACGGCGTCAAGCGGGTGATTGCCTTCTGCATCCTGACCGCCGTCCTGCCGGCCTCGCTCATCATTCTCCCACTCTACCTGCGCCACACGGTGTTTGCGGACGTGGTCTATCCGATCGCCGAGTCGGACATTATCGAAATCCGCGATGGCATCTCGTCCGTGTTCTGCCAGAAGCACACGCTGCAGATGAACAGCACGTTCAACGCGTTCCAGCTCGACCACGAACCGGAAGTGTCGAAGAACCGCAAGCACATACGGTTGAAAAAGTCCATGTCCCTGCCGGACGATACGCTCGAGTACTGGGGCTTCTATCTGCTGAAGGGGGCGACTGTTGCGCTGAAGGTTTGCTCCCGGTACGACGGCTCCCGCATACTGGTTGTGAAGGGTGAGCGCAATCTGCGGACGTGCGGGCTGCtcgagcacaacaacaacaagatcGACAACTACCTCAACAAGGAACACGGCCAGGTGCTGGTCACGTTCGAGTCGGCGGCCGAGTTTATCGAGTATTCGGGTGAGCAGAAGGGGCTGCCCAAGCTGCCCGTCGATGGCAATCATG GTGGAGAAGATTTAACGGAGGAGCGCTTATCACCCGAAGAGTCTGCCTCGCTGTTGCATCGTTTGCATACCTCCAAGGAGGCACGTGCCCAGCACGCTCGCACCACGGACAACGAGCTGGACAAGAACAAACGGACGACGGCGTACGACAGCTCGGGAAGGAAAGTGCACCATGCTACGACGAAACGGATCGGCCGGCCAGTGTCGGTCACGACAAAGAATGTCCAGACGCCGCCAAGCACAACGACGACTAcgaccaccacgaccaccacgaCCGAGCGACCGTCGAGCACGACGGAAAATCTCGTCAAGAAGTATCGCAACTTCCGTGCTACCGAGGCGGGACCTTCCTCggtcgatgatgatggtactgATGATGGTAGCGGCATTCATCGGAAGCGCCACGGGCACAACAAAACCGGCCATCGGCAGCACCCGGAGGGGGAACAGATTGTCCAACCGGACAGTGTGGATCGGtcggagcagcaacagcagcagcagcggcctgCAAATGGTCAAAGCCGCCGGCGCAGACGAAGGCGTGATCTGGTGTACGATCGGGCGATCAATCATGGCGGCACGGCAATGAACCATTCCAACAATACGTCCGATTCGGTGTCCAGTTTTGAGAACAGCTTGCTTTCCTGCTATGACGGTGATATCCTGTTGGCGCATAGTTTCCCACCGAGCAAATCGTGCCAAAGCGTCCGGTATCTCGAGGGCGCATCGCATACCGTCACCAAGCACGAGGTGGTGTCGGATGGGTACTACTATTACATCTTCTACAGCGACAACGACTACGTGCAGAACGACATCCACGCGATGTTCGACATCTACAAGCCGACGTTCCAGTACTCGAACATCTCCGACTCGAAGGCGTGCATCAACAGCACGCACTGCTCGTTCCCGATCACCTTCTGGTCGAACGAGCGGGTGATCGTGGAGGTGCCGACGCGCGACGGTATCGAACACGAGGAGGATGATATTACGTTTCTCGTGTCCACGTGCCATCCGCGCATGGCGATCTACATCATCTTCCCCGTCAGTGTGCTGATACTTGTGCTGACGTGTGCCTTCCTGTAA
- the LOC120956036 gene encoding uncharacterized protein LOC120956036 isoform X2: protein MHEFESKNMHGVKRVIAFCILTAVLPASLIILPLYLRHTVFADVVYPIAESDIIEIRDGISSVFCQKHTLQMNSTFNAFQLDHEPEVSKNRKHIRLKKSMSLPDDTLEYWGFYLLKGATVALKVCSRYDGSRILVVKGERNLRTCGLLEHNNNKIDNYLNKEHGQVLVTFESAAEFIEYSGEQKGLPKLPVDGNHGGEDLTEERLSPEESASLLHRLHTSKEARAQHARTTDNELDKNKRTTAYDSSGRKVHHATTKRIGRPVSVTTKNVQTPPSTTTTTTTTTTTTERPSSTTENLVKKYRNFRATEAGPSSVDDDGTDDGSGIHRKRHGHNKTGHRQHPEGEQIVQPDSVDRSEQQQQQQRPANGQSRRRRRRRDLVYDRAINHGGTAMNHSNNTSDSVSSFENSLLSCYDGDILLAHSFPPSKSCQSVRYLEGASHTVTKHEVVSDGYYYYIFYSDNDYVQNDIHAMFDIYKPTFQYSNISDSKACINSTHCSFPITFWSNERVIVEVPTRDGIEHEEDDITFLVSTCHPRMAIYIIFPVSVLILVLTCAFL, encoded by the exons ATGCATGAATTCG AGTCGAAAAATATGCACGGCGTCAAGCGGGTGATTGCCTTCTGCATCCTGACCGCCGTCCTGCCGGCCTCGCTCATCATTCTCCCACTCTACCTGCGCCACACGGTGTTTGCGGACGTGGTCTATCCGATCGCCGAGTCGGACATTATCGAAATCCGCGATGGCATCTCGTCCGTGTTCTGCCAGAAGCACACGCTGCAGATGAACAGCACGTTCAACGCGTTCCAGCTCGACCACGAACCGGAAGTGTCGAAGAACCGCAAGCACATACGGTTGAAAAAGTCCATGTCCCTGCCGGACGATACGCTCGAGTACTGGGGCTTCTATCTGCTGAAGGGGGCGACTGTTGCGCTGAAGGTTTGCTCCCGGTACGACGGCTCCCGCATACTGGTTGTGAAGGGTGAGCGCAATCTGCGGACGTGCGGGCTGCtcgagcacaacaacaacaagatcGACAACTACCTCAACAAGGAACACGGCCAGGTGCTGGTCACGTTCGAGTCGGCGGCCGAGTTTATCGAGTATTCGGGTGAGCAGAAGGGGCTGCCCAAGCTGCCCGTCGATGGCAATCATG GTGGAGAAGATTTAACGGAGGAGCGCTTATCACCCGAAGAGTCTGCCTCGCTGTTGCATCGTTTGCATACCTCCAAGGAGGCACGTGCCCAGCACGCTCGCACCACGGACAACGAGCTGGACAAGAACAAACGGACGACGGCGTACGACAGCTCGGGAAGGAAAGTGCACCATGCTACGACGAAACGGATCGGCCGGCCAGTGTCGGTCACGACAAAGAATGTCCAGACGCCGCCAAGCACAACGACGACTAcgaccaccacgaccaccacgaCCGAGCGACCGTCGAGCACGACGGAAAATCTCGTCAAGAAGTATCGCAACTTCCGTGCTACCGAGGCGGGACCTTCCTCggtcgatgatgatggtactgATGATGGTAGCGGCATTCATCGGAAGCGCCACGGGCACAACAAAACCGGCCATCGGCAGCACCCGGAGGGGGAACAGATTGTCCAACCGGACAGTGTGGATCGGtcggagcagcaacagcagcagcagcggcctgCAAATGGTCAAAGCCGCCGGCGCAGACGAAGGCGTGATCTGGTGTACGATCGGGCGATCAATCATGGCGGCACGGCAATGAACCATTCCAACAATACGTCCGATTCGGTGTCCAGTTTTGAGAACAGCTTGCTTTCCTGCTATGACGGTGATATCCTGTTGGCGCATAGTTTCCCACCGAGCAAATCGTGCCAAAGCGTCCGGTATCTCGAGGGCGCATCGCATACCGTCACCAAGCACGAGGTGGTGTCGGATGGGTACTACTATTACATCTTCTACAGCGACAACGACTACGTGCAGAACGACATCCACGCGATGTTCGACATCTACAAGCCGACGTTCCAGTACTCGAACATCTCCGACTCGAAGGCGTGCATCAACAGCACGCACTGCTCGTTCCCGATCACCTTCTGGTCGAACGAGCGGGTGATCGTGGAGGTGCCGACGCGCGACGGTATCGAACACGAGGAGGATGATATTACGTTTCTCGTGTCCACGTGCCATCCGCGCATGGCGATCTACATCATCTTCCCCGTCAGTGTGCTGATACTTGTGCTGACGTGTGCCTTCCTGTAA
- the LOC120956036 gene encoding uncharacterized protein LOC120956036 isoform X3, with protein MHGVKRVIAFCILTAVLPASLIILPLYLRHTVFADVVYPIAESDIIEIRDGISSVFCQKHTLQMNSTFNAFQLDHEPEVSKNRKHIRLKKSMSLPDDTLEYWGFYLLKGATVALKVCSRYDGSRILVVKGERNLRTCGLLEHNNNKIDNYLNKEHGQVLVTFESAAEFIEYSGEQKGLPKLPVDGNHGGEDLTEERLSPEESASLLHRLHTSKEARAQHARTTDNELDKNKRTTAYDSSGRKVHHATTKRIGRPVSVTTKNVQTPPSTTTTTTTTTTTTERPSSTTENLVKKYRNFRATEAGPSSVDDDGTDDGSGIHRKRHGHNKTGHRQHPEGEQIVQPDSVDRSEQQQQQQRPANGQSRRRRRRRDLVYDRAINHGGTAMNHSNNTSDSVSSFENSLLSCYDGDILLAHSFPPSKSCQSVRYLEGASHTVTKHEVVSDGYYYYIFYSDNDYVQNDIHAMFDIYKPTFQYSNISDSKACINSTHCSFPITFWSNERVIVEVPTRDGIEHEEDDITFLVSTCHPRMAIYIIFPVSVLILVLTCAFL; from the exons ATGCACGGCGTCAAGCGGGTGATTGCCTTCTGCATCCTGACCGCCGTCCTGCCGGCCTCGCTCATCATTCTCCCACTCTACCTGCGCCACACGGTGTTTGCGGACGTGGTCTATCCGATCGCCGAGTCGGACATTATCGAAATCCGCGATGGCATCTCGTCCGTGTTCTGCCAGAAGCACACGCTGCAGATGAACAGCACGTTCAACGCGTTCCAGCTCGACCACGAACCGGAAGTGTCGAAGAACCGCAAGCACATACGGTTGAAAAAGTCCATGTCCCTGCCGGACGATACGCTCGAGTACTGGGGCTTCTATCTGCTGAAGGGGGCGACTGTTGCGCTGAAGGTTTGCTCCCGGTACGACGGCTCCCGCATACTGGTTGTGAAGGGTGAGCGCAATCTGCGGACGTGCGGGCTGCtcgagcacaacaacaacaagatcGACAACTACCTCAACAAGGAACACGGCCAGGTGCTGGTCACGTTCGAGTCGGCGGCCGAGTTTATCGAGTATTCGGGTGAGCAGAAGGGGCTGCCCAAGCTGCCCGTCGATGGCAATCATG GTGGAGAAGATTTAACGGAGGAGCGCTTATCACCCGAAGAGTCTGCCTCGCTGTTGCATCGTTTGCATACCTCCAAGGAGGCACGTGCCCAGCACGCTCGCACCACGGACAACGAGCTGGACAAGAACAAACGGACGACGGCGTACGACAGCTCGGGAAGGAAAGTGCACCATGCTACGACGAAACGGATCGGCCGGCCAGTGTCGGTCACGACAAAGAATGTCCAGACGCCGCCAAGCACAACGACGACTAcgaccaccacgaccaccacgaCCGAGCGACCGTCGAGCACGACGGAAAATCTCGTCAAGAAGTATCGCAACTTCCGTGCTACCGAGGCGGGACCTTCCTCggtcgatgatgatggtactgATGATGGTAGCGGCATTCATCGGAAGCGCCACGGGCACAACAAAACCGGCCATCGGCAGCACCCGGAGGGGGAACAGATTGTCCAACCGGACAGTGTGGATCGGtcggagcagcaacagcagcagcagcggcctgCAAATGGTCAAAGCCGCCGGCGCAGACGAAGGCGTGATCTGGTGTACGATCGGGCGATCAATCATGGCGGCACGGCAATGAACCATTCCAACAATACGTCCGATTCGGTGTCCAGTTTTGAGAACAGCTTGCTTTCCTGCTATGACGGTGATATCCTGTTGGCGCATAGTTTCCCACCGAGCAAATCGTGCCAAAGCGTCCGGTATCTCGAGGGCGCATCGCATACCGTCACCAAGCACGAGGTGGTGTCGGATGGGTACTACTATTACATCTTCTACAGCGACAACGACTACGTGCAGAACGACATCCACGCGATGTTCGACATCTACAAGCCGACGTTCCAGTACTCGAACATCTCCGACTCGAAGGCGTGCATCAACAGCACGCACTGCTCGTTCCCGATCACCTTCTGGTCGAACGAGCGGGTGATCGTGGAGGTGCCGACGCGCGACGGTATCGAACACGAGGAGGATGATATTACGTTTCTCGTGTCCACGTGCCATCCGCGCATGGCGATCTACATCATCTTCCCCGTCAGTGTGCTGATACTTGTGCTGACGTGTGCCTTCCTGTAA
- the LOC120957002 gene encoding NADH dehydrogenase [ubiquinone] 1 beta subcomplex subunit 9: MSAPTNAALAHTRRVCTLYKKSLRNLESWFDRRHIFRYQATLMRARFDQHRNEKDPAKVAQLVADGERELFEKQHYQPKKFPMSPGGVAFEREVIPPDWVLDYWHPLEKAQFPDYFARREKRKEEYVVWWEKQYGKSSANDSSSHH; the protein is encoded by the exons ATGTCCGCACCGACCAATGCGGCACTGGCCCACACGCGCCGGGTTTGCACGCTGTACAAGAAGTCCTTGCGCAACCTAGAATCATGGTTCGATAGAAG ACACATCTTCCGCTACCAGGCTACTCTGATGCGAGCGCGTTTCGATCAGCACCGGAACGAAAAGGACCCGGCCAAGGTGGCCCAGCTGGTGGCCGATGGCGAACGAGAATTGTTCGAAAAGCAGCACTACCAACCGAAGAAGT tCCCCATGTCACCGGGCGGTGTCGCGTTCGAGCGTGAAGTGATTCCTCCGGACTGGGTACTCGACTACTGGCACCCGTTGGAAAAGGCACAGTTCCCCGACTACTTTGCGCGGCGTGAAAAGCGCAAGGAGGAGTACGTCGTCTGGTGGGAAAAGCAGTACGGCAAATCGTCGGCCAACGATTCCTCTTCCCACCATTAA
- the LOC120957001 gene encoding dolichol-phosphate mannosyltransferase subunit 1, translated as MAKEKYSILLPTYNERENLPIIIWLIVKYMQEAKINFEVIVIDDGSPDGTLDVAKQLQKIYGEDRILLRPRAAKLGLGTAYIHGIEHATGDYIIIMDADLSHHPKFIPQFVELQKKGGYDVVSGTRYKGTGGVYGWDFKRKLISRGANFLSQLLLRPNASDLTGSFRLYRKEVLKELISRCTSKGYVFQMEMIVRARQLNYTIGEVPISFVDRVYGQSKLGGSEIVQFAKNLLYLFATT; from the exons ATGGCAAAGGAAAAGTATTCCATTCTGCTGCCGACGTATAATGAACGTGAAAACCTTCCAATCATTATCTGGCTGATTGTGAAGTACATGCAAGAGGC aaaaatcaatttcgaaGTGATCGTCATCGACGATGGCAGTCCGGATGGGACACTGGACGTTGCAAAGCAGCTGCAAAAAATATACGGCGAAGATCGTATCCTTCTCCGGCCGAGGGCAGCAAAGCTGGGCCTGGGAACTGCCTACATTCATGGAATAGAGCACGCCACTGGCGATTACATCATTATCATGGATGCTGATCTGAGCCATCAT CCCAAATTCATTCCACAGTTTGTTGAGCTGCAGAAGAAAGGTGGCTACGATGTAGTGTCGGGAACTCGGTACAAGGGAACCGGCGGTGTGTATGGATGGGACTTCAAGCGGAAGCTCATCTCACGCGGAGCGAACTTCCTTTCccagttgctgctgcgtccGAATGCGTCCGATCTGACCGGATCGTTCCGGCTGTATCGCAAGGAGGTTCTTAAGGAACTGATATCTCGCTGCACCTCGAAAGGATACGTCTTCCAGATGGAAATGATCGTCCGAGCCAGGCAGCTGAATTACACCATCGGAGAGGTTCCAATATCGTTCGTCGATCGTGTGTACGGCCAGTCTAAGCTCGGTGGTTCCGAGATAGTACAGTTTGCGAAGAATTTGTTATACCTTTTTGCCACTACGTAA
- the LOC120957000 gene encoding putative ATPase N2B, with translation MLFLTKVPSSFCVLLKRSCSCSVIHGVRPYSPNAPATATASSGSPVSAVGKTPVELLKEKLNHGEIQPDPHQVRVTEALQVVYDSIKTYSPPKPSTGIGKWFSFGRAEKAVAAPKGLYIYGSVGGGKTMLMDMFYDCCAIDRKRRVHFNSFMTDVHAKIHDIKSKHVRDASNSKPQPFDPIKPVAELITQDSWMICFDEFQVTDIADAMILKRLFTYLFNNGVIVVATSNRAPDDLYKNGLQRSNFVPFIGVLKNHCNIVTLDSGVDYRTAALKGESKHYFDKSQGASDANASMDKLFKVLCSQENDMIRPKTFTHFGRNITFAKTCGQVLDSTFDELCDKPLGASDFLQIAQFFHTVLIRDIPQLNLKLKSQTRRFITLIDTLYDSRVRLVVSADVPYKYLFSNDAPDDMHTSDEHRMLMDDLKITKDSTDASSNIFTGEEEVFAFERTVSRLAEMQSAEYWTLWEKHR, from the exons ATGTTGTTCCTGACGAAAGTGCCGAGCTCGTTCTGCGTTCTGCTAAAGCGCAGCTGCTCGTGCTCCGTAATACATGGCGTACGGCCGTACAGTCCCAACGCtcccgccaccgccaccgccagcagCGGATCGCCCGTGTCCGCCGTGGGGAAGACGCCCGTCGAGCTGCTGAAGGAGAAGCTTAACCACGGTGAGATACAGCCCGATCCGCACCAGGTTCGCGTCACCGAAGCCCTGCAGGTAGTGTATGATAGTATTAAAACCTACAGCCCACCTAAACCGAGCACTGGCATTGGGAAATGGTTCAGCTTCGGCAGGGCGGAGAAGGCGGTGGCCGCACCCAAGGGACTGTACATCTACGGCAGCGTCGGCGGTGGCAAAACGATGCTCATGGACATGTTCTACGACTGCTGTGCG ATTGATCGAAAGCGACGTGTGCACTTCAACTCCTTCATGACCGACGTGCACGCCAAAATTCACGACATCAAATCGAAACATGTGCGGGATGCGAGCAACAGCAAGCCACAACCGTTCGACCCAATTAAGCCTGTTGCCGAGCTGATTACCCAGGACTCGTGGATGATTTGCTTCGATGAATTTCAG GTTACCGACATAGCGGACGCAATGATCTTGAAACGGCTGTTCACTTATCTCTTCAATAACGGCGTGATAGTGGTGGCCACCAGCAACCGTGCCCCCGACGATCTGTACAAAAATGGGCTGCAGCGTAGCAACTTTGTGCCGTTCATCGGAGTGCTGAAGAATCACTGCAACATCGTAACGCTCGACAGTGGCGTTGATTATCGCACGGCGGCGCTAAAGGGGGAAAGTAAACATTACTTTGA caaaTCCCAAGGCGCAAGCGATGCGAACGCTTCGATGGACAAACTGTTCAAGGTGCTCTGCTCGCAGGAGAACGATATGATACGCCCGAAAACGTTTACCCATTTTGGAAGGAATATAACATTCGCCAAAACCTGTGGCCAGGTGCTTGACAGTACATTTGATGAACTCTGTGATAAG CCACTCGGTGCAAGCGATTTCCTACAGATAGCACAATTCTTTCACACGGTACTGATACGCGATATCCCGCAATTGAACCTGAAGCTAAAATCCCAAACGAGACGATTCATCACGTTGATCGACACGCTTTACGATAGTCGCGTAAGG CTGGTAGTATCGGCGGACGTACCGTACAAGTATCTGTTTTCAAACGATGCTCCGGACGATATGCACACCTCGGACGAGCATCGTATGCTGATGGACGATCTCAAAATTACCAAGGATTCGACGGACGCCAGTTCGAACATTTTCACGGGTGAGGAAGAAGTATTCGCTTTCGAGCGGACAGTGTCGCGACTGGCCGAAATGCAGTCAGCCGAATACtggacgctgtgggagaagcacCGCTAG
- the LOC120955210 gene encoding endocuticle structural glycoprotein ABD-4, producing MKLLIVLALVASAYAYPQHEHHERHEHHETTTYIPILKYDKQQGEDGSYRTIYQTGNNIVHEESGYLKDASEDHPNGILVQQGAYSYEAPNGDVIQVQYTADENGFRVQSDSLPTPPPVPPAIQEGLKEIYEGIKRREQEAKNNPKYAEDEARRAQLDYNGQYYNQ from the exons atgaagcttttg ATTGTACTCGCACTGGTTGCATCCGCTTACGCGTATCCGCAGCATGAACATCATGAACGTCACGAGCATCACGAAACAACCACGTACATTCCGATCCTAAAGTATGACAAACAACAGGGAGAGGATGGCAGTTATAGAACTAT CTACCAGACGGGCAACAACATTGTTCACGAAGAGTCCGGCTACTTGAAGGACGCTTCGGAAGACCATCCGAATGGAATCTTGGTCCAACAGGGCGCCTACTCGTACGAAGCCCCCAACGGTGACGTCATCCAGGTGCAGTATACGGCCGACGAGAATGGGTTCCGTGTGCAGAGCGACAGCCTGCCGACGCCACCCCCTGTGCCGCCAGCAATCCAGGAAGGTCTGAAGGAGATCTACGAGGGCATCAAGCGCCGGGAGCAGGAAGCGAAGAACAATCCCAAGTACGCGGAGGACGAAGCCAGACGGGCTCAGCTAGACTACAACGGACAGTACTACAACCAGTAG
- the LOC120955216 gene encoding cuticle protein CP14.6-like: protein MNALLALVVLMAATVYAAPVDSDAQAQIVSQTSDVQPDGSFNYAFESANGIKVEDQGSIKSIKVPKLDETGRQIGEEDVQVSVQTGSFQYTAPDGQVYTLRYIADENGFQPQADHLPVAPSA from the exons ATGAACGCCCTGCTCGCTCTGGTGGTTCTGATGGCGGCGACCGTCTACGCCGCTCCGGTCGACAGTGATGCCCAGGCACAGATCGTCAGCCAGACGTCGGACGTGCAACCGGATGGTTCCTTCAACTATGC ATTTGAATCAGCAAATGGAATCAAGGTTGAAGATCAGGGATCGATCAAGTCAATCAAGGTGCCGAAGCTGGACGAAACTGGCCGCCAGATCGGGGAGGAAGATGTGCAGGTTTCGGTACAGACGGGTTCCTTCCAGTATACCGCACCCGACGGTCAGGTCTACACGCTAAG ATACATCGCGGACGAGAATGGATTCCAGCCGCAGGCCGACCACCTCCCGGTCGCTCCCAGCGCCTAA